The Rhizobium sp. BG4 genomic sequence CCGTGACGCTCAGGACCATTATGCCATCGCTTCGCTCGACAAGGCCAAACGCGCCGTCGATGGCGGGCTTTTCGATACAGAGACGGTGACGGTTCAGGTGCAATCCGGAAAGACCAGCCGCGACATTAGCCGGGACGAGCAGCCCGGCAAGGCGGATCCGGCCCGCATTCCCTCGCTGAAACCCGCGTTTCGCGATGGCGGCACGGTGACGGCGGCAAGTTCGGCCTCTATTTCCGACGGTGCGGCGGCGCTCGTCATGATCAGGCGTTCGGAGGCGGAGCGGCGCGGTTTGACGCCTATTGCCGCCATCACCGGCCATGCGACGCATTCGCAGGCACCCAATCTGTTCACGACGGCGCCTGTCGGCGCGCTGCGCAAGCTCTCGGAAAAGACCGGCTGGGCACTCGGCGATGTCGATCTCTTCGAGATCAACGAAGCCTTCGCCGTCGTGCCGATGGCGGCGATGCACGATCTCGGTCTGCCGGCCGAGAAGATCAATATCCACGGCGGTGCCTGCGCGCTCGGCCACCCGATCGGTGCTTCCGGCGCCCGCATCATCGTGACGCTGCTGGCTGCCATGCAACGCTACGGTTTGAAGCGCGGCATGGCTTCGCTCTGCCTCGGCGGCGGCGAAGCGACGGCCATGGCTTTCGAGTGGATCTGAGGGAGAGGCATATGCGGCTCGACGAAACCCAGATCCAGATCCGCGACATGGCCCGCGCCTTTGCGCAGGAGCGCTTGACGCCGGGTGCTGCCCGCCGTGACAAGGAGCACAGTTTTCCGCGCGAGGAATTGCGGGAGATGGGCGAGCTTGGCCTGCTCGGCATGCTGGTCCCGGAGGCATATGGCGGCTCGGAGACCGGCGCGGTCGCCTATGCGCTGGCGATCGAGGAGATTGCGGCGGGCGACGGCGCCTGCTCGACGATCATGAGCGTTCACAGCTCGGTCGGCTGCGTTCCGATCCTGCGCTTCGGCAGCGACGAGCAGAAGCAGCGCTTTCTGCCGAAGCTCGCATCGGGCGAATGGATCGGCGGCTTTGCCCTGACCGAGCCCCAGGCGGGCTCCGATGCCTCGAACCTGAAGACAAGAGCGGAGCGGGATGGCGGCGACTATGTCATCACCGGCGCCAAGCAGTTCATCACGTCCGGCAAGAACGGCGACGTGATCATCGTATTCGCGGTGACCGATCCGGCAGCCGGAAAGAAGGGTATCACTGCCTTCATCGTGCCCACGGATACGCCGGGTTACGAAGTGGTTCGCGTCGAGGACAAGCTCGGGCTGCACGCATCCGATACCTGCCAGATCGTCTTCAACGGCATGCGCATACCGGCTGCCCAGCGGCTGGGGGAGGAGGGTGACGGCTACAGGATTGCGCTCGCCAACCTCGAAGGCGGCCGCATCGGCATTGCCGCGCAGGCGGTCGGCATGGCACGGGCGGCATTCGAGGCGGCGCGCGATTATGCCCGTGAGCGAACTGCCTTCGGCAAGGCAATCGCCGAGCATCAGGCTATCTCCTTCCGGCTCGCCGAAATGGCGACGAAGATCGAGGCGGCGCGCCAGCTCGTCCTGCATGCGGCGGCGCTCAAGGAAGCCGGCGAACCGTGCCTCTCCGAAGCGTCGATGGCGAAGCTCTTTGCATCGGAGATGGCCGAAGCGGTCTGTTCGGCAGCGCTGCAGATCCATGGCGGCTATGGCTATATGGCCGATTATCCGGTGGAGCGTATCTACCGCGACGTCCGCATCTGCCAGATCTATGAGGGCACCAGCGACGTACAGAAGATGGTGATTGCGCGGAACCTTTGAGGCTCAAATGCCGATTTGGGGTTGCACTTTGCCGCGAGTGTGGAAATGACTGCACGCTAATATGTTGCTTTGATCCCGGAACCAGGCGGACCGCTTGCCAATGTCAGATTCCACCCAGAACCTCTCTGCCATCGACATCCTGCGGACCCGTTCGCTTGCCAATGTCGTGCAGGCCGAGATCGAGCGGATGATCATCGATGGTGAGCTGAAGCCGAACGAGCGGGTCAACGAAAACGGCCTGTCGCAGCGCCTCGGCGTCAGCCGCGGACCGATTCGGGAGGCCTGCAGCGCGCTCGCCGCCATGGGGCTGATCGAGATCATCCCGAACCGCGGCTTCTTCATCCGCGCGCTCAG encodes the following:
- a CDS encoding acyl-CoA dehydrogenase family protein, producing MRLDETQIQIRDMARAFAQERLTPGAARRDKEHSFPREELREMGELGLLGMLVPEAYGGSETGAVAYALAIEEIAAGDGACSTIMSVHSSVGCVPILRFGSDEQKQRFLPKLASGEWIGGFALTEPQAGSDASNLKTRAERDGGDYVITGAKQFITSGKNGDVIIVFAVTDPAAGKKGITAFIVPTDTPGYEVVRVEDKLGLHASDTCQIVFNGMRIPAAQRLGEEGDGYRIALANLEGGRIGIAAQAVGMARAAFEAARDYARERTAFGKAIAEHQAISFRLAEMATKIEAARQLVLHAAALKEAGEPCLSEASMAKLFASEMAEAVCSAALQIHGGYGYMADYPVERIYRDVRICQIYEGTSDVQKMVIARNL
- a CDS encoding acetyl-CoA C-acyltransferase; the protein is MTSDDPVVIAGMARTPMGGFQGDFKDVAATELGSAAIRAAIERSGLSAEMIGEVLMGCVLSAGQGQAPARQAALGAGLPYDCGAATINKVCGSGMKAAMIGHDEIVSGSQSVVVAGGMESMTNAPYLLKRARSGYRMGHGAIHDHMFLDGLEDAYDKGRSMGTFAEECAEAYQFTRDAQDHYAIASLDKAKRAVDGGLFDTETVTVQVQSGKTSRDISRDEQPGKADPARIPSLKPAFRDGGTVTAASSASISDGAAALVMIRRSEAERRGLTPIAAITGHATHSQAPNLFTTAPVGALRKLSEKTGWALGDVDLFEINEAFAVVPMAAMHDLGLPAEKINIHGGACALGHPIGASGARIIVTLLAAMQRYGLKRGMASLCLGGGEATAMAFEWI